AAGTCTTTTGATATCGAAGGGGAGTTTACCACCCAGAACCTGATCCGGCTGACAACCAAGCATTTGAAAAAAATGGAACCCGTATGAAGCTGAAGCATGGTACCCTGGCCCTGATCCTGGCAGGCGGCAGGGTTGACGAGCTGAATGTACTGACCTATTATCGTCCCAAATCCGCCGTTCCTTTCGGCGGGTTCGCCAGAATCATCGATTTTTCCCTGAGCAATCTCATGAATTCAGGCCTGGAGCGGGTTGCGATTCTCAGCCAGTACCGCAACTATTCCCTGATCAACCATATCGGGATCGGCGCATCCTGGGATATGATCGGCCGGAATCGCGGGGTGACCATCCTGCCGCCTTTCAAGGGTTCGCAGAAATCGAGCTGGTATCTGGGCAGCGCCGACGCCGTCTATCAGAATCTTGATTTTATCCAGTACCATAATCCGGAAGTCGTCCTCATTCTCTCCGGTGACCATGTGTACCATATGGACTATCGGGAGATTATTGAATACCACCGGGCCAAGGGCGCCGATCTTACCATCGGTTGCCTTCAGGTCCCGCTGAAACGGGCCCACCGTTTCGGGGTGGCCGACATTGACGATGAGGATGGCGAAATGGGAGGCCGGGTTCTGCGCTACACTGAAAAACCCTATAAACCGGAATACAACTGGGCCTCGATGACCGTCTACTGCTTTCGGCCGGAGGCGTTGGTGAAGACGCTCAAGAGCAATGCCGAAGAGGGTGATTCGTTTGAGTTCGGCAGGGACATTATCCCGCAGATGATGGCCGAAGGGCGCAGGGTTTATGGCTATAAATTCTTTGATTACTGGGGCTATACCCGGACGGTTGAAGAGTACTGGCAGACCAGTATGGATCTGCTGGGTGAGAATCCGCGGCTCAAGATGGAAAACTGGGGAGTGCGGACCAATCTCGACCATCGGGGGATTCGCGACTACCAGCCGCTGAAGATTGGCGACCATGGTGAGGTGAGCGATAGTCTGGCCTATAACGGTTGTGTCATCGAGGGGCGGGTTGAGCGTTCCATTCTTTTTCCCGGAGTCAGGGTGGGGCGGGGGGCGGTGGTCAAGGATTCGATCCTTTTCTTCAATGATGTCGTCGGCGAGGATGCGATGCTCAGCAAGGTGATCAGCGATGTCGATGTGATTTTCGGCGACGGCTGCCGGGTAGGTTGTGCTGAAGGGGCTCCGGGCGGAGATCCCGCCGTGGTCGGCTGGAGCAACGAGATCCCGGCCGGGCGCAGTATCGGCCCGGGCAGCACCCTTTACCCGCATCTTGCCCGGGAGCTGCTGGGCAGGGACATCGCAGCCGGGGAGAGTGTTGAATGAACGCTGAATCCAGAGCCTTTCATGACGGCAGTACGGTGGTCCTCCTGCTGGCCGGCGGCATCGGCAGTCGGCTGAATGTTTTTGTCCAGTCCAGGGCGAAACCGGCGGTTCCTTTCGGCGGCCTCTACCGGATCATTGATTTTTCCTTGAGCAATGTGATGAATTCAGGGTTGAACCAGATCGGAGTGCTCACCCAGTATAAGCCTCTGTCCCTGATGCGTCATTTGCGCAGCGGCGAGGCCTGGGATTTCACCGGACGGAGCCGCGGGGTCAAGATCCTGCCGCCACGGACCGGATCGAAGGATTCGGACTGGTATAAGGGAACGGCCGATGCGGTGCGGCAGAACATCGATTTTCTGAAGTCCCACCCATCCAGCGAGGTGCTGATCCTCTCCGGAGACCATATCTATCAGATGGATCTGGCGAGAATGATTGATTTCCATCGCGAAAAGGAGGCCGACGTCACTGTGGCCATGATGGAAGTCGATATCGACAAGATCCATCAGTTCGGGACCGGGATTACCGACCCGGACGGCCGGATTGTCGAATGGGAGGAGAAACCGGAAAAGCCGAGGACCAATCTCGCCTCGATGGGGATCTATGTCTTCGATACCGGGTATCTTCTTGAAACCCTTGAGCGCGACCGGCGGGAAATCGATTTCGGCATGCACATTATCCCGACCGCCATTGCCAAGGACGACGTGTTTGCCTATCCATTCCAGGGATACTGGCGCGATGTCGGGACCATCCAGGCGTTCTGGGAAGCGAATATGGACATCATCAGGCCGGATTCCGGGATCTCGCCCCAGGCGTGGGGCATCTGTTCCAACCCCGAAACCGACGGGATGATCGCCGACCGGCCTCCGGCGAGGTTTGCTGCAGGCTGCAGAGTCAGGGGGTCGATGATCTCCGCCGGCTGCGTCATTGAAGGTGAGGTGGTCAACTCGGTTCTTTCTCCCGGTGTTGTGGTAAGAGCCGGGGCCTCGGTCCGGGACGCGGTTGTTTTCTCCGATTGCCTGATCGAAGCGGATGCGATGGTCGATCTTGCGGTGCTCGACCGCCGGGTGACGGTCAAAAAGGGGGCGGTGGTCGGCTGCGGCGAAGATAAAGAGTTGCCGAACCGTCTTTCACCAAAGCATCTGTTTACCGGCATCACCGTTGTCGGCAAGGAAGCGGTTGTTTCGGAGGGGATGAAAGTCGGCCGCAATTGTATTGTAAATCCAAATGCCAGGCCGGAGCCGGGGACGGTGATTGAGTCGGGCGGAACGTTTTAATATTTATGAAATTCAATACTATGTTAACTGATCGGGGGGATGGAGATAATATGAAATACGGAATTATAAGGGCCCTGGCCCTTTTGCTGACCGCATTGTTGATTGTGTCCTGTGGTGGTGACAAAAAAGACGGGAAGGCTGTCAGGATTGGCGTGGCCGGGTCGCACAGCGGGGATCTCGCTTCATACGGTTTGCCGACGGTGAAGGCGGTCCGGATGGTCGTTGAAGAGGTGAACAGGAGCGGCGGCGTTTTGGGCAAGAAAGTTGAGCTTCTACAGGAAGATGACGTTTGCAAGCCGGAGGTGGCAACCAATACCGCGACCAAGCTGGTCTCGGAAAAAGTTGATGCGGTGATCGGCCACATCTGCAGCGGCGCCACCAAGGCGGCCCTGGGGATTTACAAGGATGCCGGCATGGTCACCATCTCGCCGTCGGCTACCAACCCCGATCTGACCCAGAGCGGAGAGTATCCGAACTTCTTCAGGACCATCGCCTCCGACGACGCCCAGGCGCGGCGCGAGGTTGACTTCGCCCTGACCGTGCTGAAGCTCAGAAAGATTGCGATCATTCACGACAAGGGCGATTACGGCAAGGGACTTGCCGAATTCGCAAAAGCGTTTGTCGAGAAAGATCCGCGGGCGAAGGTTGTTTTGTATGAGGGAGTAACCCCGGGGGCGGTTGATTATTCGGCCATTGTCCAGAAGATCAAGCGCTCCGGCGCCGGAGCGGTAATCTTCGGCGGCTACCATCCGGAGGCGTCCAAGATCGTGACCCAGATGCGGCAGAAGAGGCTCGACACCATCTTCATTTCCGATGATGGTGTCAAGGACGACACCTTCATCAAGGTCGCCGGTAAATTCGCCGAAGGCGTCTATGCCACCGGCCCCATGGACACCTCGGACAACCCCCTGACCAAAAAGGCGGTTGCCGAACACAAAAAACTCTACAATGAGTCCCCCGGCGCCTTTTTCCTGAACGCCTACGCCGCGACCCAGGCGCTCCTGAACGCCATCGAAAAGGCGGGTTCCACCGACTACGCGGCAGTCACCGCCGCCCTGCGCAGCGAGTACGTGGAAACCCCGCTCGGCAGGATCAGCTTCGATGAGCGGGGAGACGCGATCGGAGTCGGCTTCTCCATGTTCCAGGTGGTGAACGGGAAGTATGTGGAAGTAAAATAGAATGTGATTTGCATGTCTGAAAAAGGAGGCCGATCGGCCTCCTTTTTTTTTTGCACCAAACAAGAGGGGATTCCGGAAATCATTGAAGTAGAAAAATATGTCAGGTAGAAATATAATTTATTTTTCGTGCAAAGCACAATTGTGGTTTCTTCACGATGTTGTTGAGAGGGATTTGGGAATAGAGAATGTTTTATATCGATATTTTTAAAACTCTGGTCCCCCTGGCTTCGGTTGAAGATATAGCTGAGTTGAGCAGCTTGTCTGCTCGTACGAAACTTATACCCGAAGGGTGAATGATTCTGATGAAAGAAATGAGCGGAAGAGTACAGGATCTGGCCGATATTGCACATCTGCGCCGTCTTCGGGAGGATGGTGTTTGATATGAGAGAGATGCTCGTCGGCAAAGGAGGGTTTTCGTACCATGTCAGTGACGAACAGCTTGAGGCGTTTCAGTGTCTCACCCCTCTGCAGCGTCTGCAATGGGTG
The Pseudomonadota bacterium DNA segment above includes these coding regions:
- a CDS encoding glucose-1-phosphate adenylyltransferase; protein product: MKLKHGTLALILAGGRVDELNVLTYYRPKSAVPFGGFARIIDFSLSNLMNSGLERVAILSQYRNYSLINHIGIGASWDMIGRNRGVTILPPFKGSQKSSWYLGSADAVYQNLDFIQYHNPEVVLILSGDHVYHMDYREIIEYHRAKGADLTIGCLQVPLKRAHRFGVADIDDEDGEMGGRVLRYTEKPYKPEYNWASMTVYCFRPEALVKTLKSNAEEGDSFEFGRDIIPQMMAEGRRVYGYKFFDYWGYTRTVEEYWQTSMDLLGENPRLKMENWGVRTNLDHRGIRDYQPLKIGDHGEVSDSLAYNGCVIEGRVERSILFPGVRVGRGAVVKDSILFFNDVVGEDAMLSKVISDVDVIFGDGCRVGCAEGAPGGDPAVVGWSNEIPAGRSIGPGSTLYPHLARELLGRDIAAGESVE
- a CDS encoding NTP transferase domain-containing protein, with product MNAESRAFHDGSTVVLLLAGGIGSRLNVFVQSRAKPAVPFGGLYRIIDFSLSNVMNSGLNQIGVLTQYKPLSLMRHLRSGEAWDFTGRSRGVKILPPRTGSKDSDWYKGTADAVRQNIDFLKSHPSSEVLILSGDHIYQMDLARMIDFHREKEADVTVAMMEVDIDKIHQFGTGITDPDGRIVEWEEKPEKPRTNLASMGIYVFDTGYLLETLERDRREIDFGMHIIPTAIAKDDVFAYPFQGYWRDVGTIQAFWEANMDIIRPDSGISPQAWGICSNPETDGMIADRPPARFAAGCRVRGSMISAGCVIEGEVVNSVLSPGVVVRAGASVRDAVVFSDCLIEADAMVDLAVLDRRVTVKKGAVVGCGEDKELPNRLSPKHLFTGITVVGKEAVVSEGMKVGRNCIVNPNARPEPGTVIESGGTF
- a CDS encoding branched-chain amino acid ABC transporter substrate-binding protein — encoded protein: MKYGIIRALALLLTALLIVSCGGDKKDGKAVRIGVAGSHSGDLASYGLPTVKAVRMVVEEVNRSGGVLGKKVELLQEDDVCKPEVATNTATKLVSEKVDAVIGHICSGATKAALGIYKDAGMVTISPSATNPDLTQSGEYPNFFRTIASDDAQARREVDFALTVLKLRKIAIIHDKGDYGKGLAEFAKAFVEKDPRAKVVLYEGVTPGAVDYSAIVQKIKRSGAGAVIFGGYHPEASKIVTQMRQKRLDTIFISDDGVKDDTFIKVAGKFAEGVYATGPMDTSDNPLTKKAVAEHKKLYNESPGAFFLNAYAATQALLNAIEKAGSTDYAAVTAALRSEYVETPLGRISFDERGDAIGVGFSMFQVVNGKYVEVK